The Procambarus clarkii isolate CNS0578487 chromosome 24, FALCON_Pclarkii_2.0, whole genome shotgun sequence genomic interval AAGCCCCCAGCGAACCTAATAGAGCCCCCAGGCCTGGtaacgccgcccccccccccctctacattaCTCACCTGCGTTGTCTCCCTCATtacaggtgtggtgttggtggtggtgctgggggtgtgtctCCTCCACTCCGTTAGCGCCGACTCTTCTCCAACGGTGTACGAGCTGCCCTCCAACGCTACCGTTGTCAACGGAGGCCCCATCGTCACGGGATTCAGGTCAGTGGGAGGAGAGATGCGAACCCGTTTGTTTGGCCGCTGGTGTCGACTAGCTTACATGTGTCGCAAGGTGTAACATATGACAGCTTGTCTAACATAGGAACTTCCTGCGGAGAGGTGAATAATGAATTCTTTAATGCTCTGAATACCACGTATGCAAGACCAAATCTAGGATGTGCAGCACCACTGACGAGTCCATATctcctcaaacacacacacacacacaaacatacacatcagtgttggtactgatgagtacccaaatgagccacagagacgttagaaagaactttttcagagtcagagtggttaacaaatggaatgcattaggcagtgatgtagtggaggctgactccatacacagtttcaaatgtagatatgatagagcccattagacacaggaacctgtatatcagttgactgacagttgagaggcggaaccaaagagccagagctcaaccccccgcaagcacaactagatgagttaaaaaaaaacatttatggTGACAACAAATTGGCGAACATTTACATAAACAAGTGAGTTGGTCACtcacacgagggggggggggtgtgagtacCCAACTCACCCcttcccacccctccccaccccacatatacccctcccccctctcccccatcccccccacccaTCGCAACATACTATATACCCATTCATAAAAGTGCATTTTTTTTCCGCATTATTGTACAAGGGCCAAGAAAGTGCTACACACCCCAAGGAGTGacgggtggtagtagtagtagtagtttggACCTTGTGCCATAGCTGCATACGTGTTAATTTTCCCTTTGGTTTGGTAGTTTGACATTATCAACAAACAGCTCAGATTATCATAATTTTCTTTGTTAATCCAACTttatacttattttcacttatacAGAATAAGTAAAAACTTAAAAAACTCAATTATTGGTTTGTATAAATTAATTAATAGACTCGTGTATAGCATATTTACGGCTAATTACTATATTTTTTATAATTTGCATTTATTGATATTATTCCTCATAAGTGACTTTCTTTGTTGATGTCGACAGTGACTCCTGACACGTCGTCGTACGACCCGACACGTCGTCGTACGACCCAACACGTCGTCGTACGACCCGACACGTCGTCGTACGACCCGACACGTCGTCGTACGACCCGACACGTCGTCGTACGACCCGACACGTCGTCGTACGACCCGACACGACGGTGATGAATGACTACGACGACCAATCCAGCCGAGACGACCCCACGACCGTTGACCCACTGACCTAAACACCAATTACAACGACCACCTGCAGATGTAACGGACACGACTACTGCAGGAGCGACGACGCTGTTCAGAGACGACCCTGGAGTGTATTAATTTATAAAAGACTTGAAAGGCTGAAAGTGTCGCGACTTGAATACAGAGGCAAGAAACgactataatattttttttacgaGGGTGAGTATATATGTAGTGCTACAAcgacagctaccaccaccaccacaaccactacaagtaccaccatcaccacaactaccaccctttCTACAAATATTATCACCACAACCACAattacctccaccactaccatcatcactcaaccaccaccatgaccaccacaactactcaaccaccacaactactcaaccaccactaccattaccaccgtatctaccaccacaactaccacactactcacaactaCACACCACCAGCGAATGTTCAGCACGTGTTCACCACGTGTTCAGCACGTGTTCAGCACGCGGGGCATAAGAAGCATGTCTCTGTTTTTGTTCGAAATGTTACCTGGCCTGTTCGGTTTCCTCAGTCTTTTACAGCTGTGTTCATACTGTTCATACTGGTCAGAGTTTGGTAGTCTTTGTTCATCTTTGATAAACTTTTGTTCATTCTTGTTCACGTTTGTCTAAATCTTGTTTAATTCAGCCTTTTCAGACCCATTTGAAAATGTTCACATTCATGTTCATCTTTGTTCAGATCTGTTCACTTTTATTAAGAATGATTTACATTTTTTATTGTGTCAAGtcttattaaaatatatttaagatATTTTTAATATTGTTGAGTACTAAGGTCCCCCCTCACAGTATCTTCCCCTCACAGTATCTTCCCCTCACAGTATCTTCCCCTCACAGTATCTTCCCCTCACAGTATATTCCCCTCACAGTAGCTTCCCCTCACAGTATCTTCCCCTCACAGTATCTTTCCCTTACAGTATCTTCCCCTCACAGTATATTCCCCTCACAGTATCTTCCCCTCACAGTATCTTCCCCTTACAGCATCTTCCCCTCACAGTATCTTCCCTTCACAGTATCTTCCCCTTCACAGTATCTTCCCCTCACAGTATATTCCCCTCACAGTATCTTCCCCTCACAGTATCTTCCCTTCACAGTATCTTCCCCTTCACAGTATCTTCCCCTTCACAGCATCTTCCCCTCACAGTATCTTCCCCTCACAGTATCTTCCCCTCACAGTATCTTCCCCTCACAGTATATTCCCCTCACAGTATATTCCCTTCACAGTATCTTCCCCTCACAGTATCTTCCCCTCACAGTATCTTCCCCTCACAGTATCGTCCCCTCACAGTATCTTCCCCTCACAGTATCTTCCCCCTCACAGTATCTTCCCCCTCACAGTATCTTCCCCCTCACAGTATATTCCTCTCACAGTATATTCCCCTCACAGTATATTCCCCTCACAGTATATTCCCCTCACAGTATCTTCCCCCTCACAGTATCTTCCCTTCACAGTATCTTCCCTTCACAGTATCTTCCCCTCACAGTATCTTCCCCTCACAGTATCTTCCCCTCACAGTATCTTCCCCTCACAGTATATTCCCCTCACAGTATATTCCCCTCACAGTATATTCCCCTCACAGTATATTCCCCTCACAGTATCTTCCCCCTCACAGTATCTTCCCCTCACAGTATCTTCCCCCTCACAGTATCTTCCCCTCACAGTATCCTCCCCCATCACAGTATCCTCCCCTCACAGTGGCCTATAAGACTAAGCTCCCCCCCCTCTGCCCTAAGTTACAGATAAGTcaagtacgggctcaccatagcccgtgctacttggaacgttttgttcccagtagcgaaTATTAAACAGAGAACCTCCGCCCTCAGCTGTGACGGGCTGCAGTACGGGTACTACGCCGACGTCGCCAACGGCTGTAGAGTCTTCCATGTGTGTTACCCCTACCTGGACGCTGACCAGTTCCTGCGGACCCGTATGTGGTCCTTCATCTGCGGCCAGGGCGCGGTCTTCAACcaggtgagtgaggggggggggagtctttaCCCAGGTGAGTGAGGGGGGGAAGTCTTTACCCAGGTGAGTGAGGGGGGAAGTCTTTACCCAGGTGAGTGAGGGGGGAAGTCTTTACCCAGGTGAGTGAGGGGGAAAGTCTTTACCCAGGTGAGTGAGGGGGAGAAGGTCTTTACCCAGGTGAGTGAGGGGGGAAGTCTTTACCCAGGTGAGTGAGGGGGGAAAgtctttaccctggtgagtgaggggaggAAGTCTTTACCCaggtgagtgagggggggagtCTTTACCCAGGTGAGTGAGGGGAGGAAGTCTTTACCCAGGTGAGTGAGGGGGGAAGGTCTTTACCCAGGTGAGTGAGGGGGGAAGGTCTTTACCCAGGTGAGTCAGAGGGCTGGGAGTCACGCAGGTTAGTAATATTGCGGTTTTCAACTTAATCAATCATCGAAGAGTGTCCATGTTTGGTGATTGATCCAGGTCAATCAAGAAGTATATCTT includes:
- the LOC123761676 gene encoding U-scoloptoxin(01)-Cw1a; translation: MARFDCASVVLVVVLGVCLLHSVSADSSPTVYELPSNATVVNGGPIVTGFSCDGLQYGYYADVANGCRVFHVCYPYLDADQFLRTRMWSFICGQGAVFNQVALVCDHTKDSIPCEDSPKHFDSSNGYFGLKDVNFRE